From a region of the Myxococcus fulvus genome:
- a CDS encoding YncE family protein, which yields MKAPCPAVRAGSVRSILALLLTVGVLTGREALAAPFTLFESGQVRPLALSPDGKLLFAVNTPDNRLEIFRVANNGLTHRASVPVGLEPVAVAARTNDEVWVVNHLSDSVSVVRVDSDGQGGVVTRTLLVGDEPRDVVFAGPGRRRAFITAAHRGQNAPFDPKLTTPGVGRADVWVFDSDQLGSTLGGTPLTIVSLFADTPRALAVTPDGSRVYAAAFHSGNRTTVLNEQAVPNGGEAVGGVPGPNTNFAGVIAPEVSILLKHNGQDWVDVLNRSWTSSVRFSLPDKDVFTLDANANPPRPHTGPGSVYAGVGTILFNMAVNPVNGKVYVSNTEARNDLRFEGPGTFAGSSLRGHLHESRITVLGASSVTPRHLNKHIDYDACCAPTPNPESEKSLAQPLGMTVSADGSTLFVAAFGSSKLGVYSTAALENGTFVPSTANQILLSGGGPTGMVLDEARRRIYVLTRFDNGISVINTTTRQEIAHLSMYNPEPASVVEGRPFLYDARLSSSHGDSSCGSCHIFGDLDSLSWDLGNPDGTVKANPSPIVPVLPEFGDDPTFGQSTAFHPLKGPMSTQSLRGMANHGPLHWRGDRNGGFDAATAQPNAGTYDEAAAFKQFNPAFVDLLGRDTPLTAAQMQKFAQFALQVVYPPNPIRNLDNSLTPAQAAGRAFFLDTTSSFQGSCGACHVLDPEANPSEGVFKGFFGSAGDSGFDVAPQFPKVPHLRNAYQKVGMFGAPFASGTSPIDPFLGDQIRGFGFQSDGSVPTMFHFNSGFDFHPLLNPVGVPLTPEGRKAKLDMEQFMLAFDTNLAPIVGQQVTLTAARAAVAGPRIDLLLARANAGECDLVAKGRVGSHDVGLLYVGGGKFTSDRQALPAVTDATVRTATTTSGGVMTYTCVPPGSGVRIGIDRDLDGVRDGDEREAGTNPADPTSHP from the coding sequence ATGAAAGCCCCGTGTCCGGCTGTTCGAGCCGGTTCCGTCCGAAGCATCCTCGCGCTGTTGTTGACGGTGGGAGTCCTCACGGGTCGTGAGGCCCTGGCCGCTCCCTTCACCCTCTTCGAGAGCGGGCAGGTGCGGCCGCTCGCGCTCTCTCCCGACGGCAAGCTGCTCTTCGCCGTCAACACGCCGGACAACCGGCTGGAGATCTTCCGCGTCGCGAACAACGGCCTCACCCATCGGGCGTCGGTGCCCGTGGGCCTGGAGCCCGTGGCGGTGGCCGCGCGGACGAACGACGAGGTCTGGGTCGTCAACCATCTGTCGGACAGCGTGAGCGTGGTCCGCGTGGACTCGGACGGCCAGGGCGGCGTGGTGACGCGCACGCTGCTGGTGGGCGACGAGCCCCGGGACGTGGTCTTCGCCGGCCCCGGCCGCCGGCGCGCGTTCATCACCGCGGCGCACCGAGGGCAGAACGCGCCCTTCGACCCCAAGCTCACCACGCCGGGCGTGGGCCGCGCGGACGTGTGGGTGTTCGACTCGGACCAGCTGGGGTCCACGCTGGGCGGCACGCCGCTCACCATCGTCTCCCTGTTCGCGGACACGCCCCGGGCGCTGGCGGTGACGCCGGACGGCTCACGGGTGTACGCGGCGGCCTTCCACTCCGGCAATCGCACCACGGTGCTGAACGAGCAGGCCGTGCCCAATGGCGGAGAGGCCGTGGGAGGGGTCCCCGGCCCCAACACCAACTTCGCGGGCGTCATCGCCCCGGAGGTCAGCATCCTCCTCAAGCACAATGGACAGGACTGGGTGGATGTGTTGAACCGCTCGTGGACGTCGTCGGTGCGCTTCTCGCTCCCGGACAAGGACGTCTTCACCCTCGACGCCAACGCCAACCCACCCAGGCCGCACACGGGGCCCGGGAGCGTCTATGCGGGCGTGGGCACCATCCTGTTCAACATGGCCGTCAACCCGGTCAACGGGAAGGTGTATGTCAGCAACACCGAGGCGCGTAACGACTTGCGCTTCGAGGGCCCGGGCACCTTCGCGGGCAGCTCGCTGCGCGGCCACCTGCACGAGAGCCGCATCACCGTGCTCGGCGCCTCGAGCGTGACGCCGCGCCACCTCAACAAGCACATCGACTACGACGCGTGCTGCGCGCCCACGCCCAACCCGGAGAGCGAGAAGAGCCTGGCGCAGCCTTTGGGCATGACGGTGTCGGCGGACGGCTCGACGCTGTTCGTGGCGGCGTTCGGCTCTTCGAAGCTGGGGGTCTACTCCACGGCCGCGCTGGAGAACGGCACGTTCGTGCCGAGCACGGCGAATCAAATCCTCCTGTCGGGCGGAGGCCCCACGGGCATGGTCCTGGACGAGGCCCGGCGGCGCATCTACGTGCTGACCCGCTTCGACAACGGCATCTCCGTCATCAACACGACGACGCGTCAGGAGATTGCCCACCTGTCCATGTACAACCCGGAGCCCGCGAGCGTGGTCGAGGGGCGTCCCTTCCTCTACGACGCGCGGCTGAGCTCCAGCCACGGCGATTCGTCCTGCGGCAGCTGCCACATCTTCGGCGACCTCGACAGCCTGTCGTGGGACCTGGGCAATCCGGACGGCACGGTGAAGGCCAACCCGAGCCCCATCGTCCCCGTCCTCCCGGAGTTCGGCGACGACCCGACGTTCGGTCAGTCCACGGCCTTCCATCCGCTCAAGGGCCCCATGTCGACGCAGAGCCTGCGCGGCATGGCGAACCACGGCCCCCTGCACTGGCGTGGCGACCGCAACGGCGGCTTCGACGCGGCCACGGCGCAGCCCAACGCAGGCACCTATGACGAGGCCGCCGCCTTCAAGCAGTTCAACCCGGCCTTCGTGGACCTGCTGGGCCGCGACACGCCCCTGACGGCGGCGCAGATGCAGAAGTTCGCGCAGTTCGCGCTCCAGGTCGTCTATCCACCCAACCCCATCCGCAACCTGGACAACTCGCTCACGCCCGCGCAGGCGGCGGGGCGGGCCTTCTTCCTGGATACGACGTCCTCCTTCCAGGGGTCCTGCGGGGCGTGTCACGTGCTGGACCCGGAGGCGAACCCCTCGGAGGGTGTGTTCAAGGGCTTCTTCGGCTCCGCGGGCGACTCGGGGTTCGACGTGGCGCCCCAGTTCCCGAAGGTGCCCCACCTGCGCAACGCGTACCAGAAGGTCGGCATGTTCGGCGCGCCGTTCGCCAGCGGGACGTCTCCCATCGACCCCTTCCTGGGAGACCAGATTCGCGGCTTCGGCTTCCAGAGCGACGGCAGCGTCCCGACGATGTTCCACTTCAACAGCGGCTTCGACTTCCACCCCCTGCTCAACCCCGTGGGCGTCCCGCTGACGCCGGAGGGCCGCAAGGCGAAGCTGGACATGGAGCAGTTCATGCTCGCGTTCGACACGAACCTGGCGCCCATCGTCGGGCAGCAGGTGACGCTGACGGCCGCGCGCGCGGCCGTGGCGGGGCCGCGCATCGACCTGCTGCTGGCGCGCGCCAACGCGGGCGAGTGTGACCTGGTGGCCAAGGGCCGGGTGGGCTCGCACGACGTGGGCCTGCTCTACGTGGGCGGTGGGAAGTTCACGTCGGACAGACAGGCCCTGCCGGCGGTGACGGATGCGACGGTGCGTACGGCCACCACCACGAGCGGCGGGGTGATGACGTACACCTGTGTTCCGCCCGGCTCGGGGGTGCGCATCGGCATCGACCGGGACCTGGACGGCGTGCGTGATGGCGACGAGCGCGAGGCCGGGACGAACCCGGCGGACCCGACGAGTCACCCGTGA
- a CDS encoding alpha-keto acid decarboxylase family protein has protein sequence MGEYLWLRLQELGVRHVFGVPGDFNLGMLEQLLKQPGMSWVGCCNELNAAYAADGYARLRGIAALATAYGVGELSAVNGLAGAYAERVPVVAITGAPPLSHMQRRSWMHHTLGDGEYGNTLASIAPFTVARAVLTQANAPMEIDRVLRTCLRERRPVYLQLPTDVCFQQVPAPEAPLEREEAVSDRSSLRALLEELVPRLRGARRSVLLVDSDVQRFGLGARVVALAESAGMPIASLSSGRGLIDEAHEAFLGFYGGRLSDPSVREWVDGADCVVGLATRFMDLNTHSFTQRLEPSRFVDLQPTTAALGRAEAPWLPSLHSGLVLGEVLDALREALGGQKRQDFVPRSLRLRAQVATRPAAPVGRSEGPLTHAQLWPALATLLESEDVLVVEAGSPMVGFASTQLPRGVSWVAQPLWCSIGYTLPAVLGTSLAAPERRQVLFIGDGSFLMTAQELSTLLHLKLKPLVFLINNAGYTVERLIVGPESAYNDIPKWNYPAVCDALGAAGQSLTLLIEKPEQLAPVLAEAVRAQRDGRLVFVEVRLAPLDAPAGLAQLGASVYSLSYREDSGLPRF, from the coding sequence GTGGGGGAGTATCTGTGGCTCCGTCTCCAGGAGCTGGGAGTCCGTCATGTCTTTGGAGTGCCCGGGGACTTCAACCTGGGGATGCTGGAGCAGTTGTTGAAGCAACCCGGAATGAGCTGGGTGGGTTGCTGCAACGAGCTCAACGCCGCCTATGCCGCGGATGGGTATGCGCGGCTAAGAGGCATTGCCGCGCTCGCGACGGCCTATGGCGTGGGTGAGCTGAGCGCCGTCAACGGGCTGGCGGGCGCATATGCGGAGCGGGTGCCGGTGGTGGCCATCACCGGGGCTCCGCCGTTGTCCCATATGCAGCGGCGCAGTTGGATGCATCACACGCTGGGGGATGGTGAGTATGGCAATACGCTCGCCAGCATCGCGCCGTTCACCGTGGCGCGGGCGGTGCTGACGCAGGCCAACGCGCCGATGGAGATAGACCGGGTGCTGCGCACGTGTCTGCGTGAGCGGCGGCCCGTGTATCTCCAGCTCCCCACCGACGTGTGCTTCCAGCAGGTGCCCGCGCCGGAGGCTCCGCTCGAGCGGGAGGAGGCCGTCAGTGACAGGTCCAGCCTGCGCGCCTTGCTGGAGGAGCTGGTTCCCCGGCTGCGAGGGGCACGGCGGAGCGTGCTGCTGGTGGACAGTGACGTCCAGCGCTTCGGGCTGGGGGCCCGGGTGGTGGCGCTGGCGGAGTCCGCGGGGATGCCCATCGCCTCGCTGAGCTCGGGGCGGGGCCTCATCGACGAGGCCCACGAGGCCTTCCTGGGCTTCTACGGGGGGCGGCTGTCGGACCCCTCCGTGCGGGAGTGGGTGGACGGGGCCGACTGCGTGGTGGGCCTGGCCACGCGCTTCATGGACCTGAACACACACTCCTTCACCCAGCGGTTGGAGCCCTCGCGGTTCGTGGACCTGCAGCCCACCACGGCGGCGCTGGGACGTGCGGAAGCGCCGTGGCTGCCCTCGCTGCACAGCGGGCTGGTGCTGGGCGAGGTGCTGGACGCGCTGCGCGAGGCGCTGGGAGGCCAGAAGCGACAGGACTTCGTGCCCCGCTCGCTGCGACTGCGCGCTCAGGTGGCCACTCGGCCAGCGGCACCGGTGGGGAGGAGTGAGGGTCCGCTGACGCACGCGCAGCTCTGGCCCGCGCTGGCCACGCTGCTGGAGTCCGAGGACGTGCTCGTGGTCGAGGCGGGCAGTCCCATGGTGGGCTTCGCGTCCACGCAGCTGCCGCGAGGCGTGAGCTGGGTGGCCCAGCCGCTGTGGTGCTCCATCGGCTACACGCTGCCAGCGGTGCTGGGCACCAGTCTGGCGGCCCCGGAGCGGCGCCAGGTGCTCTTCATCGGCGACGGCTCGTTCCTCATGACGGCGCAGGAGCTGTCCACGCTGCTGCATCTGAAGCTCAAGCCGCTGGTGTTCCTCATCAACAACGCGGGCTACACGGTCGAGCGCCTCATCGTCGGTCCGGAGTCCGCGTACAATGACATCCCGAAGTGGAACTACCCGGCCGTCTGCGATGCGCTGGGGGCCGCGGGGCAATCGCTGACCCTGCTCATCGAGAAGCCGGAGCAGCTGGCGCCGGTGCTGGCGGAGGCCGTGCGCGCCCAGCGCGACGGACGTCTGGTGTTCGTGGAGGTCCGGCTGGCGCCGCTGGATGCCCCCGCCGGGTTGGCCCAGCTGGGCGCCTCCGTC
- a CDS encoding pirin family protein: protein MAWKMPEEPYVDAEPGSALETVIVPRTRDLGDGFEVRRALPSSRRRMVGPFIFMDQMGPAVLQAGKGLDVRPHPHIGLATVTYLFEGEVLHRDSLGVVQRIRPGAVNWMVAGRGIVHSERTPPELRVSSNRMFGIQFWVALPGKHEEDAPSFVHTPSEALPVVNDHGIELKLIAGEMFGARSPVTTQSALFYADVKLDAGARIPVPTVHEERGVFVAEGLVEVGGESFGPGQLLVLRPGMDVVARGGGTTRSRLLLFGGEPMDGPRHIWWNFVSSSKERIEQAKEDWTAQRIGQVPSETEFIPLPEPEPSVPRYP from the coding sequence ATGGCCTGGAAGATGCCCGAGGAACCCTATGTCGACGCGGAGCCTGGCTCCGCGTTGGAGACCGTCATCGTCCCGCGCACGCGGGACCTGGGGGATGGCTTCGAGGTGCGCCGGGCGCTGCCTTCGTCGCGGCGGCGGATGGTGGGGCCATTCATCTTCATGGACCAGATGGGCCCCGCGGTGCTCCAGGCGGGAAAGGGCCTGGACGTGCGGCCCCACCCCCACATCGGCCTGGCCACGGTGACGTACCTGTTCGAGGGCGAGGTGCTCCATCGTGACTCGCTGGGCGTGGTGCAGCGCATCCGCCCCGGCGCGGTGAACTGGATGGTGGCCGGGCGCGGCATCGTCCACTCGGAGAGGACGCCCCCGGAGCTGCGTGTCTCGTCCAACCGCATGTTCGGCATCCAGTTCTGGGTGGCACTGCCCGGCAAGCACGAGGAGGACGCGCCGTCGTTCGTGCACACGCCGTCGGAGGCGCTCCCGGTCGTGAACGACCATGGCATCGAGCTCAAGCTCATCGCGGGAGAGATGTTCGGCGCGCGCTCGCCGGTGACGACCCAGTCGGCGCTGTTCTACGCGGACGTGAAGCTGGACGCGGGGGCTCGGATCCCCGTGCCCACGGTGCACGAGGAGCGGGGTGTCTTCGTCGCCGAGGGGCTGGTGGAGGTGGGCGGCGAGAGCTTCGGCCCCGGGCAGCTCCTGGTGCTGCGTCCGGGCATGGACGTGGTGGCGCGGGGCGGTGGCACCACGCGCTCGCGGCTGCTGCTCTTCGGCGGTGAGCCGATGGATGGGCCCCGGCACATCTGGTGGAACTTCGTCTCCAGCTCGAAGGAGCGCATCGAGCAGGCGAAGGAGGACTGGACGGCCCAGCGCATCGGCCAGGTCCCCAGTGAGACGGAGTTCATTCCGCTGCCGGAGCCCGAGCCGAGCGTGCCCCGCTACCCCTGA